The Desulfosporosinus acidiphilus SJ4 genome has a window encoding:
- a CDS encoding methyl-accepting chemotaxis protein has product MRFQRSMSIKTRVTLLVGILIVFVVIALSAAGLWNAEKMLQTSELQTEKLAQQGIRDEFSNRLDQAKSSVLSLSMNPDVAKALAERDRTTLAQLVQPVFNEVKKQGFSQLQFHLAPAISFYRAHSPKKFGDDLSKIRPTVVAANTDHKIIEGLEEGVEGYGFRVVVPVKYQDQWVGSVEYGMDFGEDFLKTLQTKNPGDYFIYLLDPSASLVKSVKTNGGLLAGIGKDNYPVAQDRVKALANGQSQFVVSGDGQSNILLIPFKDYQGQVKGYIKAVLSRSAVLKQLNDLKLWSFLIGLVVLVLGVFAGYIFSRSFTRPLIELAENAEVLAQGDLRTAIRTDWFGEIGTLALAMRKMVENTKDICSSINKALNRVEDSTKEISVATDQTSSGIEQVAESINQVAIGAQKIAQSTSEIGEQSSGINQSVLSLAGHMERISHSNSDVTERTQQGEEMMKDLAAKMSVSASKVEEIQTASQSLKDQTGKIRGITQIISGISEQTNLLALNAAIEAARAGEAGRGFAVVAEEVRKLAEGSHQSAEQIAELIDQVTRSVEASALSTEEAFSLIQEQVGIGKTALQRFMDISQGMQGVSSSLGIMSEEVQQVVRMSETIAHSIQVINDMSQEDAGASEEIAASSEEMSATVTSIRDSVEQLIVLMEELKTQSTRFVS; this is encoded by the coding sequence ATGAGATTTCAACGTTCGATGTCAATCAAAACACGTGTAACTCTTTTAGTAGGGATTTTAATTGTTTTCGTGGTAATAGCACTCTCGGCGGCTGGGCTTTGGAATGCAGAGAAGATGCTGCAAACAAGTGAACTGCAAACGGAAAAGCTTGCTCAGCAAGGAATCCGGGATGAATTCAGCAACCGCCTGGATCAAGCTAAATCTTCAGTGTTGTCCTTGAGTATGAATCCGGATGTAGCTAAGGCCTTGGCAGAACGAGACCGGACGACTTTGGCACAGTTAGTTCAGCCTGTTTTTAATGAGGTTAAGAAGCAGGGCTTTAGTCAGCTTCAGTTTCATCTTGCTCCGGCGATCTCCTTCTATCGAGCACATTCTCCCAAAAAATTCGGAGATGACCTTTCAAAAATTCGGCCGACGGTGGTGGCCGCCAATACAGACCATAAGATAATAGAAGGTTTGGAAGAAGGAGTCGAAGGCTACGGTTTTCGGGTTGTAGTTCCTGTAAAGTATCAAGATCAGTGGGTTGGTAGTGTAGAATATGGGATGGATTTTGGCGAAGATTTTTTAAAAACTCTCCAGACGAAGAACCCCGGAGATTATTTTATTTACCTCCTCGATCCCTCGGCCTCGTTAGTTAAAAGCGTAAAGACAAATGGGGGATTACTGGCGGGCATCGGCAAAGATAATTATCCGGTGGCCCAGGATAGGGTAAAAGCGCTGGCAAATGGACAGTCTCAATTTGTGGTAAGCGGAGATGGACAGTCAAACATTCTGCTCATTCCGTTTAAGGACTATCAAGGTCAGGTGAAAGGCTATATTAAGGCTGTCCTTTCGCGGAGTGCGGTGCTTAAGCAACTCAATGATTTAAAACTATGGTCCTTTTTGATCGGCTTGGTGGTTCTTGTCTTAGGAGTGTTTGCAGGTTACATATTTTCCCGGAGTTTCACACGTCCTCTCATTGAATTAGCCGAAAATGCGGAGGTATTAGCCCAAGGCGATTTGAGAACGGCTATTAGGACTGACTGGTTCGGAGAGATAGGGACACTGGCTCTGGCTATGAGAAAGATGGTGGAAAACACGAAGGATATCTGCTCCTCGATCAACAAAGCGTTAAACCGGGTTGAGGATTCGACCAAGGAAATCTCAGTGGCCACAGATCAAACATCTTCAGGAATCGAACAAGTCGCCGAGAGCATTAATCAAGTGGCGATCGGTGCTCAAAAAATTGCTCAAAGCACAAGCGAAATAGGAGAACAAAGTTCAGGAATAAATCAAAGCGTCTTATCATTGGCCGGACATATGGAACGTATCTCACATAGTAATAGTGATGTCACTGAGCGGACACAGCAGGGTGAGGAAATGATGAAGGATTTAGCTGCAAAGATGAGCGTTTCAGCCTCTAAGGTGGAGGAAATTCAAACGGCAAGTCAGAGCCTTAAAGATCAAACCGGAAAGATCCGTGGGATCACGCAAATTATCTCCGGAATTTCTGAGCAAACGAATCTCCTTGCTCTTAATGCTGCCATTGAAGCTGCTCGCGCCGGGGAAGCCGGACGGGGATTTGCTGTCGTGGCTGAAGAGGTTCGAAAATTGGCGGAAGGTTCTCATCAAAGCGCCGAACAGATCGCTGAGCTCATTGATCAAGTGACTCGCAGCGTCGAGGCTTCAGCCCTCTCAACGGAAGAAGCTTTCTCCTTGATTCAGGAGCAGGTCGGGATTGGAAAAACAGCTCTGCAACGGTTTATGGATATTTCTCAAGGAATGCAGGGTGTTTCCAGTTCATTAGGGATAATGTCCGAAGAAGTTCAGCAAGTTGTCCGGATGAGCGAAACAATAGCTCATTCGATTCAGGTGATTAATGATATGTCCCAGGAAGATGCCGGTGCCTCAGAGGAAATTGCTGCTTCCAGTGAAGAAATGAGTGCCACGGTTACTTCAATTCGCGACAGTGTTGAGCAGTTGATCGTCTTAATGGAGGAATTGAAAACCCAGAGTACGAGGTTTGTCAGCTAA
- the asnS gene encoding asparagine--tRNA ligase: MQAVTVKQIFRETEKFLNQTLEISGWVRTIRTSKAFGFIEINDGSFFENIQVVFDESLTNFLEIGKLTISSALRIQGTLVPSPGAKQPFELKAEHIEILALSSADYPLQKKRHTFEYLRTIAHLRPRTNTFAAVFRIRSVVAYAIHKFFQEKGFVYVHTPIITGSDAEGAGEMFRVTALDPANLPKTDSGAIDFAKDFFGKETSLTVSGQLNVETYCMAFRNVYTFGPTFRAENSNTARHAAEFWMIEPEIAFAELNDNMKLAEEMMKYIIQYALDYAPEEMAFFNQFVDKTLFERLENILNSDFGQITYTEAVELLEKENSQFEYPVHWGIDLQTEHERYLTEKIFMKPVFVTDYPKDIKAFYMRLNDDNKTVAAMDLLVPGVGEIIGGSQREERLEVLEERMKAFGLKEEDYHWYLDLRKYGGVKHAGYGLGFERVIMYLTGMSNIRDVIAFPRTANSCEF; the protein is encoded by the coding sequence ATGCAAGCGGTAACGGTAAAACAAATTTTCAGAGAGACAGAGAAGTTTCTCAACCAAACGTTGGAGATATCTGGTTGGGTTCGTACCATTCGCACCTCGAAAGCCTTCGGCTTTATCGAAATCAATGACGGTAGTTTTTTTGAAAACATTCAAGTGGTTTTTGACGAAAGCTTAACTAATTTTTTGGAAATTGGCAAGTTAACCATTAGCTCTGCCCTTCGTATCCAGGGGACCCTTGTCCCATCACCGGGAGCAAAGCAGCCCTTTGAATTGAAGGCGGAACATATAGAGATTCTGGCCCTCTCAAGTGCGGATTATCCTTTGCAAAAGAAGCGCCATACCTTTGAGTACTTGCGGACAATTGCTCATTTGCGTCCAAGAACAAATACATTTGCCGCGGTCTTTCGCATTAGGTCTGTAGTGGCCTATGCCATTCACAAGTTTTTTCAAGAAAAAGGGTTTGTCTATGTTCATACCCCCATTATTACGGGAAGTGATGCCGAGGGTGCCGGAGAAATGTTCAGGGTAACGGCTTTAGATCCGGCCAATCTGCCAAAGACGGACTCAGGAGCCATTGACTTTGCCAAGGATTTTTTTGGGAAGGAAACGAGTTTGACGGTCAGCGGTCAGCTTAATGTCGAGACGTATTGCATGGCTTTCCGCAATGTCTATACCTTCGGACCAACGTTCCGTGCCGAAAACTCCAATACGGCCAGACATGCCGCGGAGTTCTGGATGATCGAACCGGAAATTGCTTTCGCTGAGCTGAACGACAATATGAAATTGGCAGAAGAAATGATGAAGTATATTATTCAGTATGCTTTAGATTATGCTCCCGAAGAGATGGCCTTTTTCAATCAATTTGTTGATAAAACTCTCTTCGAACGCTTGGAAAATATCTTGAACTCTGATTTCGGTCAAATTACTTATACTGAAGCCGTGGAACTTTTGGAAAAGGAAAATTCCCAGTTTGAATATCCTGTGCATTGGGGCATAGATCTTCAAACGGAGCACGAACGCTATCTGACGGAAAAGATCTTTATGAAACCCGTGTTTGTTACGGATTATCCAAAGGACATAAAAGCTTTCTACATGCGGCTTAACGACGACAATAAAACGGTTGCAGCCATGGATCTCCTGGTACCGGGAGTCGGAGAAATTATTGGCGGAAGCCAGCGGGAGGAACGTCTTGAGGTTCTCGAAGAGCGGATGAAGGCGTTCGGCTTAAAGGAAGAGGATTATCACTGGTATCTCGATCTTAGAAAATACGGCGGTGTGAAGCATGCCGGGTATGGACTGGGCTTTGAACGGGTGATTATGTACCTGACAGGAATGTCGAATATTCGTGACGTTATAGCATTTCCTAGAACTGCCAACAGTTGTGAGTTTTAA